The stretch of DNA TGAAGCCAAGGCTCTTGTCCATGCCACAGAAGATAGAGAGAAAGTGATGGGAGTATTCCAGTTCATTCTCCCATTCCCTATTGAATATATGTCACAGATAGCAAAAGGACAATATGGCAATCCTATCGAGATTATCTCAGTTAAAGTAACACATGCCAGAGATATCAGAGCGTTTTTAAAGCATATTGCAGCAAATATGGGCAAAGAATGGGAAAGATTGGGCAGAGAGATTGAACAGAGATTTTCCAGTGGAAAATTCTATATCAGATTCGACAAGATGAAAGCATATCTTGGAGAGCTGAGTCTGGGCAAGGGACTTCAGGTGGAGCTTACTATAACAAGCTATCCATACAACGAGGATAAAATAAAAAAAGAACTCAGGAAGCTTTTTGAAAATGTTCATTGACCTCAGAGTCCACTCTATTAATTCAAAGGGTGTCGACTCGCCATCAAGACTAAAAAAGGAAGCCCGAGATTTGGGTATAGAAGTCGCTCTCTGCGATGGTATCAAATATGATGATTTCATATCAGGAATTGAGATAAGTGCAAGGAATAAGAGAGAGCTTAGAAGGGAGATTATCTCATCAAAGAAATTTGATATTATTGTTGTGCACGGTGGTAGAGCTGAGATAAACAGAAGTGCGGTTAGCGACTCAAGAGTTGACATTCTTGCTCATCCCTGGCTTGGAAGAAGAGACTCGGGTGTGGATGCCGTTGTTGCCAGGGAGGCTGCAGATAACGGAGTTGCTATTGAGCTGTGTCTCAGCTATCTTCTTATCCAGCACCAGAGACTTAAAATTCTCTCAAGCCTTAGAAGAATTAAAAAACTTAAGAACAAGTACAATTTTGACATTCTTGTCACCTCAGGGGCAAAGAGTAAATATGATATGAGGAACAAATATGAGATCGCTTCAATTCTGTACCTTCTTGGCTTAGAAGAAGAAGATATAAAAGAGAGTATCAATCTGCCTGAGAAACTAATTCGGGAGAAGGGTATAAAATGAAAATCAAAAGTCTGCCCTCAACTCTGAGAGAGAGAAAAAGATATATAGCTTTTATAGTTGAGAGTGACCACAAAATTAGCGGCGAAGAGGCAAGAGAGGCACTCTTGGACAGTACTTTAAATCTACTTGGAGAAGTTAGAGTGAGCAGACTCAGCCTCAAAATTATAAAGGCCACTTCAGATTATATAATTGTTGGCTGCAACCACATTTCTGTTGAAAAAATTATAGGATGTGCAGCATTAACTGGCGAGATAAGAGGAAAGAAAATTCACCTGAGAAGCCTCGGAACAAGTGGCACAATTAAAGCAGTTCACAAAAAGTTTTTAAGTCGGAATAAAGAGGTAATAGTAGCTGAGGAAAGCAAAGTTATATTTAAGGGAAAAGCTTTTACTGTGGCAAGGAAATTTAATATCTGTCTTGACCTTGTTCCTGATGAAGAATTTTTAAGAAGGGTTAAGAAGCTTAAAGTTGAATATATCGGGATTACACAAACTGATGTGAGAGGTGAATAAGAATGCAACCGTTACCAAGTATGGGCTATGACAGGACAATTACTGTTTTCAGCCCTGATGGAAGATTGTTTCAGGTTGAATATGCAAGAGAAGCTGTAAAGCGTGGAACGACATCTCTTGGAATTAAATACAAAGATGGTGTCCTTCTATGTGTTGATAAAAGGGTAACCAGTAAGCTTGTTGAATCAAGGTCGATTGAAAAGATTTTTCAACTAGATGATCATATTGCTGCTGTCACCTCTGGTCTTGTCGCTGATGCAAGAGTGCTTGTGGATAGAGCGAGAGTTGAGGCTCAGTACCACAGAGTTCTTTACAATGAATCTATAGGTGTGGATATGCTTGTGAAGAAAATATGTGACTTCAAGCAGCTTTATACACAGCATGGAGGTGTAAGGCCTTTTGGTATAGCTCTGCTCATAGCTGGTGTAAATGAGATTCCAAAGCTCTTTGAAACAGATCCGAGCGGAGCACTTATTGAATATAAAGCCACAGCCATAGGTTCTGGTAGAAATACAGCTATGGAAATATTTGAAAAGGAATACAGTGAAGATCTGGATAAAAAGGGTGCAATCAAGCTTGCTCTTAAAATTATGAATGAAATAACTGAAGGTATCATGAGTGAAGAGACAATAGAGATAGCTGTGGTGGAACTTGAAAGCGGAGAATATACCAAGTTCACTCCCGAAGAGGTTAAAGGACATCTGGCAAAAATACCAAAAAAGGAGAAATCTGAGGAAGAGGAGTGAATACTGGTGGTAAGCCTTGACAGGGCTGTTATTGCTCGCTTAGAGACTCATGGCGAACACTTTGAACTTTTAGTTGACCCGGATCTTGCTTTTAAGTTTAAACATGGCGAAAAGGTGGATATTGAAGCTCTTCTTGCTGTCAACCAGATTTTCAAGGATGCAAAGAAGGGTGATAAATCTTCTCCTGAAAATGTCCTGAAAACACTGGGTGTATCCAGCTTTGAAGAGGCTGTGGAGAAGATAATAAAAAAAGGTGAGATTCAGCTTACCACCGAAATGAGACGGAAAATAGCGGAGCGCAGGAGGAAGCAGATAATCAACTATATAGCAAGAAACGCCATAAACCCTCTGACAAAGGCACCACATCCACCTCATAGAATAGAGAAAGCTATGGAAGAGGCGAGAGTGCATATAGACATTAATAAAAGTTTTGATGACCAGCTAAAGCTTGTGATTAAAAGTTTAAGACCTCTTATCCCCATAAAATTTGAGGAACGAAAGATTGCTGTTAAAATACCGCCAGACTATACATCAAAGGCCTATCCCGCAGTAAGAAAATTTGGAGATATAAAGCAGGAAGAATGGCTTAAAGATGGCTCCTATGCCTTTGTAATTACCCTTCCTGCCGGAGCAGTGGATGAGTTTTTCAGAAAACTCAATGAATTAACCAGAGGAAATCTGGAATCTAAAATACTATGAGGTTTATGATATGAAAAGAAGGCTTGTTATTCCAGGAGAGGAAGTTGCCGAAGGCAATATAATACTGGGACATGGTGTTTATAGAGACGGTGAAAAAGTCTACTCATCAATTCTCGGCCTTCTGGATTTAAAGGAGAACAGAGTAAGAGTGATTCCAATGACAGGGAAGTATATTCCAAAAGTCGGAGACTATGTGATAGGCGAGATTATCGGAAATCCCATGTCCACAGCCTGGGAAGTTGACATCTATTCTCCATACAATGCTCTCCTCAATGCCAGTGACTACTACCGCGAAATTGAACCCTTCAATGTACCGCTCTCCAGAATAATGCCGCCAGGAAGAGTGATATATGCATTGATTAGAGAGATAACACCCACAAAGAGAATATATATAACCCTCCGTGCAATAGGGACCCATCCTCTCACAGGAGGAAGAATAATAAATATTTCTCCGGCAAAGGTGCCGAGGGTTATAGGTAAAAAGCGTTCAATGATAAATATGATAAGAAAGCTCACAGGCTGCAGAGTACTTGTAGGACAGAATGGTCTTGTATGGATTAAAGGAGAAGGAGAAGGAGAAGTGGAAGCAGAAAACCTTGTAGAGAAAGTTATCATGACAATTGAGTCTGAAGCTCATACTTCAGGATTAACAGATAGAATTAAGGAAATTATTGAGAGGGAAATAAAATGAAAGTTGGCGAACCAGAAGAATTTATTATTGATGGTAAGAGGCTTGATGGCAGGGCTCCTGACGAGCTCAGGCCCATAAAAATCGAAGCAGGTGTTCTGGAAAGAGCTGACGGCTCCTGCTATCTCGAATGGGGCGGTAATAAAGTACTTGCTGCCTGTTATGGACCAAGAGAGATTCATCCAAAGCATGAAGCAAGGTCAGATAGAGCTGCTTTGAGAACATATTATAGAATGGCACCGTTCTCCGTAAATGACAGAAAGCGTCCTGGCCCCGACAGGCGAAGTGTGGAACTTTCAAAGGTTATAAGAAATACTCTCGAAAGTGTTGTTTTTCTCCACCTTTTTCCCATGACTGCCATAGATGTATATATTGAGATACTCCAGGCTCAGGCTGGAACAAGGTGTGCCGGTATAACTGCAGCCAGTGTTGCAATTGCTGATGCAGGAATTCCAATGAAAGAACTGATACCTTCCTGCGCCTCCGGTAAGATTGGTGGAAAAGTAGTGGTTGATTTGTTTGATACAGAGGATAACTATGGAGAGGCAGATGTTCCAGTGGCAATTATTCCAAGAACTGGTGAGATTGCACTGCTCCAGATGGACGGCAATTTAACTCAGGAAGAGTTTGAGGAGGCTTTAAATCTTGCTGTTAAGGGATGCAGAGATGTCTATGAAAAGCAGAAAGAAGCCCTCATGAAGAGATATGGAGGCGAATAAATGGAAGATATTATACCTGAAATTAAAAGAGAATATATCATAAGCCTTCTCGAGCAGGGAAAAAGGATAGATGACAGAGGTTTTGATGATTACAGGGATATATCTATAGAAACAGGCCTCATTGAAAAGGCCGAAGGTAGTGCCCGCGTGAAATTTGGAAAAACCCAGATTATGGTAGGCGTAAAACTAACACTCGGTGCACCTTTCTCTGATATGCCTAATTCTGGTGTTTTAACCACAAACGTAGAGCTTGTGCCTGTAGCAAGTCCCGGCTTCGAACTTGGGCCACCTGGTGAAGACTCTATTGAAATAGCAAGAGTTGTGGACAGAGTTATAAGAGAATCAGATTGTATTGATATTGAAAAATTATGCCTGAAAGAAGGCGAGAAGGTCTGGATTGTCTTTGTTGATATACATGTGCTCGACTATGGTGGTAATCTCTTTGATGCTGCTGCTCTGGGCTCTATTGCTGCTCTTATGACCTCAACCTTCCCGGCAGTCGATGAAAATGGAACAGTGGACTACAAGACAAAGACTGATGAGAAGCTTCCGGTTGTTGATAAGCCCGTAGAAGTTACTTTTGCTAAAATAGGTGATTACATTCTTGTGGACCCCTGCCTTGAGGAGGAGGAGATACTCAGTGCAAGACTGACTATAGGTTACAATTCAAAAGGCAATGTCGTTGCCATGCAGAAAGGTGGAAGTGGCACCTTCACACAGAAGGAAATTATTGAACTTGTTAATAGGGGAAGAGAAAAGGCTGAAGAGCTTAGAACATTTCTGGAGTGATTTTCATGGGCAGAACAAAGAAAATAGGAAGCGCCGGCAAGTTCGGTGCGCACTATGGCATGAGGCTTAGAAGAAAGTGGCTGGAAGTTGATAAAAAACAGAAAGTCAAGCATGAGTGTCCTGTATGCCACAAGCTTGGTGTGAAAAGAATAGCCTCTGGTATCTGGCAGTGCAGGAAATGCAACGCAAAATTCAGTGGAGGCGCCTACATTCCAAAAACGCCAATGCAGGCTACTGTGCAGAGAGCTGTTAAAAAGGTGGTTGGTGAGTAATGTACCGATGTGGTAATTGTGGAAAGGAAGTAGACCTGGGAAAAGATGACTCGGCGAGGTGTCCTTTCTGTGGTTATAAGATACTCTTTAAAATTAGGCCTCAGAGAGCCAAACGCGTAAAAGCATTCTGATGGGCCTGGTTACTACCTCAAGAAAACCTTCACAACGAACCAGGAGTTTCTCCAGAGAGCTTGCGAGAGCCTTGGAATTCACTTATTTCACCAGAGGTAAGGCAAATCTTGTGTATATCTATTCTCTCCTTCAGAATAATAAAATTCTTGTTGTGGTAAAGGAGAAGAGAGGCAATCCTTCCAGAATTGATATAGTTGACATGGAGGATAACCTTCTGGCTCTGGTGCTTGAAGGAGTAATCCTGAAGAGAGAACATAAGAACACAAATTACACTGGTGATGAAGAGGCGGATATAGCTTCTGAGCTTAGAGAAAGACTCTCCGTGCCAGAATGTAAAATATTTCAGAGAGATAACTCAATCTTATTGCAGGGTGGCCCTGAGTTCAGGGTGAGAAAGATTATAAGGAGGAGTAATTATTTTAGAGGGCAGAGGAAATATT from archaeon BMS3Bbin15 encodes:
- a CDS encoding ribonuclease P protein component 3, yielding MFIDLRVHSINSKGVDSPSRLKKEARDLGIEVALCDGIKYDDFISGIEISARNKRELRREIISSKKFDIIVVHGGRAEINRSAVSDSRVDILAHPWLGRRDSGVDAVVAREAADNGVAIELCLSYLLIQHQRLKILSSLRRIKKLKNKYNFDILVTSGAKSKYDMRNKYEIASILYLLGLEEEDIKESINLPEKLIREKGIK
- a CDS encoding ribonuclease P protein component 2, with translation MKIKSLPSTLRERKRYIAFIVESDHKISGEEAREALLDSTLNLLGEVRVSRLSLKIIKATSDYIIVGCNHISVEKIIGCAALTGEIRGKKIHLRSLGTSGTIKAVHKKFLSRNKEVIVAEESKVIFKGKAFTVARKFNICLDLVPDEEFLRRVKKLKVEYIGITQTDVRGE
- the prcB2 gene encoding proteasome subunit beta 2 precursor, translated to MQPLPSMGYDRTITVFSPDGRLFQVEYAREAVKRGTTSLGIKYKDGVLLCVDKRVTSKLVESRSIEKIFQLDDHIAAVTSGLVADARVLVDRARVEAQYHRVLYNESIGVDMLVKKICDFKQLYTQHGGVRPFGIALLIAGVNEIPKLFETDPSGALIEYKATAIGSGRNTAMEIFEKEYSEDLDKKGAIKLALKIMNEITEGIMSEETIEIAVVELESGEYTKFTPEEVKGHLAKIPKKEKSEEEE
- a CDS encoding shwachman-Bodian-Diamond syndrome (SBDS) protein: MVSLDRAVIARLETHGEHFELLVDPDLAFKFKHGEKVDIEALLAVNQIFKDAKKGDKSSPENVLKTLGVSSFEEAVEKIIKKGEIQLTTEMRRKIAERRRKQIINYIARNAINPLTKAPHPPHRIEKAMEEARVHIDINKSFDDQLKLVIKSLRPLIPIKFEERKIAVKIPPDYTSKAYPAVRKFGDIKQEEWLKDGSYAFVITLPAGAVDEFFRKLNELTRGNLESKIL
- a CDS encoding exosome complex RNA-binding protein Rrp4; the encoded protein is MKRRLVIPGEEVAEGNIILGHGVYRDGEKVYSSILGLLDLKENRVRVIPMTGKYIPKVGDYVIGEIIGNPMSTAWEVDIYSPYNALLNASDYYREIEPFNVPLSRIMPPGRVIYALIREITPTKRIYITLRAIGTHPLTGGRIINISPAKVPRVIGKKRSMINMIRKLTGCRVLVGQNGLVWIKGEGEGEVEAENLVEKVIMTIESEAHTSGLTDRIKEIIEREIK
- the rph_1 gene encoding ribonuclease PH; translation: MKVGEPEEFIIDGKRLDGRAPDELRPIKIEAGVLERADGSCYLEWGGNKVLAACYGPREIHPKHEARSDRAALRTYYRMAPFSVNDRKRPGPDRRSVELSKVIRNTLESVVFLHLFPMTAIDVYIEILQAQAGTRCAGITAASVAIADAGIPMKELIPSCASGKIGGKVVVDLFDTEDNYGEADVPVAIIPRTGEIALLQMDGNLTQEEFEEALNLAVKGCRDVYEKQKEALMKRYGGE
- the rph_2 gene encoding ribonuclease PH, which translates into the protein MEDIIPEIKREYIISLLEQGKRIDDRGFDDYRDISIETGLIEKAEGSARVKFGKTQIMVGVKLTLGAPFSDMPNSGVLTTNVELVPVASPGFELGPPGEDSIEIARVVDRVIRESDCIDIEKLCLKEGEKVWIVFVDIHVLDYGGNLFDAAALGSIAALMTSTFPAVDENGTVDYKTKTDEKLPVVDKPVEVTFAKIGDYILVDPCLEEEEILSARLTIGYNSKGNVVAMQKGGSGTFTQKEIIELVNRGREKAEELRTFLE
- a CDS encoding 50S ribosomal protein L37Ae produces the protein MGRTKKIGSAGKFGAHYGMRLRRKWLEVDKKQKVKHECPVCHKLGVKRIASGIWQCRKCNAKFSGGAYIPKTPMQATVQRAVKKVVGE
- a CDS encoding DNA-directed RNA polymerase subunit P; amino-acid sequence: MYRCGNCGKEVDLGKDDSARCPFCGYKILFKIRPQRAKRVKAF
- a CDS encoding ribosomal biogenesis protein encodes the protein MGLVTTSRKPSQRTRSFSRELARALEFTYFTRGKANLVYIYSLLQNNKILVVVKEKRGNPSRIDIVDMEDNLLALVLEGVILKREHKNTNYTGDEEADIASELRERLSVPECKIFQRDNSILLQGGPEFRVRKIIRRSNYFRGQRKY